The window CCAGAGCACATTTGTGTGTGATCTTGAGATCAGGAGGTCCTGCATCATACTTTGCTTGAACCACCGTCGACCAATGATGGAACTACAATTGTCGATAAAATGGCCGACTCAACAATTTGCCGCAGATAAGTCCTAAGCCAACACACCGTTCGGTTATAAGAGCATATTTTCCCGAGGTAGCATGTTCATGACTTACGCAAATTGAAAAAAAACTCATGACGCTCTATGGCTCATAGTATCATTTTCTCCTTCACCGGATGGGACCTCAAAGAGTCCCCAAAACAAAAAGATAGTACAAGTGGCGGCAGCCGGCGACGGCCACCACCAATGTCCGACGTGTTCCTCCGACGTGGCGCCGCCCTATTGGGGCACAGCACGTCACCGCCACCGACGCGGCGGCCCCGCCCACGGGTTCCTCCCGCGGGCCCCCACATGCCAGCCACACGACCCAGGCTCTCTCatcctttttttttttgagggaaacccACGCTCTCTCATCCACTCCGAagcaaaagagagaaaaaaaaacccGAGAAAGAGATCGAGACCACGCCGCAGTCCCCCTCCACCCTCCTCCCCCATCCCCGTCGTCGCTCTTCGATTCCGCCGGCGATCCGCGCCAGAGCCCATCTCCATCTCAGGTAGAGGTGAGTAGTAGAGGGAGCGGGGAGCTAGGGTttccgcgcgcgcgcgtgtgtgggaggggagaggaggagcagGGATGGCGCAGGCGGTGGAGGAGTGGTACCGGCAGATGCCCATCATCACGCGCTCCTACCTCACCGCCGCCGTCCTCACCACCGTCGGCTGCACCCTCGAGGTACGCACGTCCCCCGTCCCCCTCTCTTCCGGCCCCCTGCGCCCACCCCGGGGGCCGTTCGCGGCGCGATCTGCTGCTTCTGCTGCCGAGTCGAGTCGATGACCtagtgattgattgattgattggttGGTTGCAGATCATCTCGCCCTACCACCTGTACCTCAACCCCAAGCTGGTGGTGCAGCACTACGAGATCTGGCGCCTCGTCACCAACTTCCTCTACTTCCGCAAGATGGGTATGCCAACGAACCAACGATGCTCGCCTCCTATCCACTCCCTAGTCAAGTCTGCAATGCGTTGTGAAATTCCGTAGCACGGCATGGCGTAGGGCTAGGGTTTGCTGAGGGCTGCGTGGATTCGTTGCTCCCATGCCACTCCATTTGCCACTTGAGGATAAAAGTCTCACCGGCGCGATTCATTTCATGTGCTCCGAGAGTATGGTCTATTGAGTCGGTCAAGCCGCGGCACAGGGAGATATGTTAGAATTGATAGGTTTTGGGTACGTGGCGACAGTCGGCGAAGGCTCGTTCGCTTTACATGCTGCTGAGCTGCTGCCCTCCCTTGTGTTTTGTGGCGCTGTGCATATGGTAATTTGTCGCATTGGAAACGGACACGGCCTGCTTGTTTGTCGTGTTGCGTTGGCTGCCGCATCAAAGTCAGCACGGAACAATAAGCACAGATTTGTGAAGTTAATATTTGCGTGCTTCAAACGGTAATGGAGAATTGGTAACCGATGGCTTGTCTAATATAATATGTTGCCATGAATGAGCAGAATCTAGATTGCGTTGCCGTTGAGTATCCGACATTTAGAGTCGTTATCTCGGATATACGTTACTAATTTGTCTGTGCTCATGCTAAACACAAGTGCTTACATGTTCCTAGCTTGTTGCACGTGTTTGATTCACATGCTCGTCGGCAGCCCTTTACTCTTTGAGACGTATACTTtctgttattatatcatttatgggaTAAAGTTTATGTATAGCTGTAGCCCTTCACTCTTATTACTGAACCTGGTTACTCTTGTTTCCAGATTTGGATTTCCTGTTCCACATGTTTTTTCTTGCGCGCTACTGCAAACTTCTCGAGGAGAACTCATTCAGGGGAAGAACAGCTGACTTTTTCTACATGCTCTTGTTTGGTGCTACTGTCCTGACTAGCATCGTTCTGATTGGTGGGACAATACCTTACATTTCTGAGACATTCGCCAGGATTCTTTTCCTCAGCAATTCATTGACGTTTATGATGGTATGCGATTAATTTAAAGGATTCAAGCATTTACTATTTCTATAAAAAGTTGCCTATGCTAGGACACATAGTAGAGAAATCCTGTCTTTAAGAATTCTCCTTTTTGGGTGCCGGAGGCAGAACATTAGTAATACCCCTGATATGGCATGGCAGGTTTATGTCTGGAGCAAGCACAATCCCTTCATAAACATGAGCTTCTTGGGTCTGTTCACCTTCACTGCTGCCTACTTACCTTGGGTAAGCGTTGCACCTGTCCACTTGATACTCCTCTAAAAGTACTTATTTGATGACGAGTGTAGGCATGCAAATTGATATTTCTTCATGCCTGAGAATTGATTCACCTGATCCGAGATATGTATATAGGGGAAATCACTACTTAATTGTAATGACTTTGACAAGCTTATGCATATAAAAACTGATATTTTttcatgcctga is drawn from Triticum dicoccoides isolate Atlit2015 ecotype Zavitan chromosome 4A, WEW_v2.0, whole genome shotgun sequence and contains these coding sequences:
- the LOC119287337 gene encoding derlin-2-like; its protein translation is MAQAVEEWYRQMPIITRSYLTAAVLTTVGCTLEIISPYHLYLNPKLVVQHYEIWRLVTNFLYFRKMDLDFLFHMFFLARYCKLLEENSFRGRTADFFYMLLFGATVLTSIVLIGGTIPYISETFARILFLSNSLTFMMVYVWSKHNPFINMSFLGLFTFTAAYLPWVLLGFSILVGSSTWVDLLGMIAGHVYYFLEDVYPRMTGRRPLKTPSFIKALFADDNVVVAARPPNAGVAAARFGGVGAADPQFQ